From Pseudomonas sp. stari2:
CGACTAATCGGAGTAGTACGAGCCATAAAGCCCTCGCAAAATTAGTGAAGCTAAAATTAGAAGCGGTAGTGCGAGAAAGCTTTGTTAGCTTCGGCCATACGGTGCACGTCTTCACGCTTCTTAACAGCAGCACCTTTACCTTCAGCAGCATCCAGCAGCTCGCCAGCCAAGCGCAGAGCCATAGACTTCTCGCCACGCTTGCGGGCGAAGTCTACCAACCAGCGCATTGCCAGAGCGTTACGACGGGACGGACGAACTTCGACCGGAACCTGGTAAGTAGCACCACCAACGCGGCGCGACTTCACTTCGACCAGCGGAGCGATGGCGTCGAGTGCTTTTTCGAAGAGTTCCAGGGGATCGGTGCCGGTCTTGCGAGCCGCAACGGTTTCCAGGGCACCATAAACGATACGCTCGGCAACGGCTTTCTTGCCGCTTTCCATAACGTGGTTCATGAATTTGGCGAGGATTTGGCTTCCGTATTTCGGATCGTCCAGAATCTCACGCTTTGCTGCTACGCGACGTCTTGGCATTGATAAGCCCTCAAACGGTCTTCAGGTTAGTTCGGGACAGATCCTTGAGGATTCGCGCCCGACCTTACTCTTATCGACTCAATAAAATGAAAATCTGCAAAACGGCCGATTACTTCGGACGCTTGGTACCGTACTTCGAACGACCCTGGTTACGGCCTTTAACGCCGGAAGTATCCAAGGAGCCGCGAACGGTGTGGTAACGAACACCTGGCAAGTCTTTTACACGACCGCCGCGGATCAGTACCACGCTGTGCTCTTGCAGGTTGTGGCCTTCACCACCGATGTACGAGGAAACCTCGAAACCGTTGGTCAGACGCACACGGCATACTTTACGCAGTGCCGAGTTAGGTTTTTTCGGCGTAGTGGTGTACACACGGGTGCACACGCCACGACGTTGCGGGCAGTTCTGCAGCGCAGGCACGTCGGATTTCTCGACGATACGCTTACGCGGCTGACGTACCAGCTGGTTGATAGTTGCCATCTACTAGCTCCACTGTTGTCTTGCGACGCTATTGTCTTGCAAGAAAAGCAAAATGGCAGGAACGGATTCCCGCCAAATTTAGGGGATCAAGAGTCTAAAGAGGATCTTGCCCCCAGTCAAGGCAAGGCCCCGACCTCCCCGCTCGTCGAACCTCGACAAATTGTCTCGATTCGATGAACGGTTAGATCAGGGCCTCAGCTCATTTTTCGCAGAACTCAGTTACCGCTCGAGTTCAGCGCTTCGGTCAGTGCAGCTTCCACTTCACTGGCGCTAACGCGCAACGGCTTGTCTGCATCACGGCGACGCTTGCGCTC
This genomic window contains:
- the rpsG gene encoding 30S ribosomal protein S7, which codes for MPRRRVAAKREILDDPKYGSQILAKFMNHVMESGKKAVAERIVYGALETVAARKTGTDPLELFEKALDAIAPLVEVKSRRVGGATYQVPVEVRPSRRNALAMRWLVDFARKRGEKSMALRLAGELLDAAEGKGAAVKKREDVHRMAEANKAFSHYRF
- the rpsL gene encoding 30S ribosomal protein S12, producing MATINQLVRQPRKRIVEKSDVPALQNCPQRRGVCTRVYTTTPKKPNSALRKVCRVRLTNGFEVSSYIGGEGHNLQEHSVVLIRGGRVKDLPGVRYHTVRGSLDTSGVKGRNQGRSKYGTKRPK